The Humulus lupulus chromosome 4, drHumLupu1.1, whole genome shotgun sequence genome has a window encoding:
- the LOC133830547 gene encoding phospholipid-transporting ATPase 2-like, which yields MLSDLTEPKGQLLLINGKTEDEVGRSLERVLLTMRITTSEPKDVAFIVDGWALEIALKHYRTAFTELAILSRTAICCRVTPSQKAQLVEILKSCDYRTLAIGDGGNDVRMIQQADIGVGISGREGM from the exons ATGCTTTCTGACTTAACAGAGCCAAAAGGACAGCTTCTATTAATTAATGGCAAAACAGAAGATGAAGTCGGCAGAAGTTTAGAGAGAGTTTTACTTACAATGAGGATTACAACTTCAGAACCTAAG GATGTGGCATTTATTGTTGATGGTTGGGCTCTTGAAATTGCACTTAAGCATTATCGAACAGCTTTTACTGAATTAGCAATATTGTCAAGGACTGCTATATGTTGTCGGGTAACACCATCACAGAAAGCACAG CTTGTGGAGATTTTAAAATCATGTGATTATAGAACATTGGCCATTGGGGATGGAGGGAATGATGTAAGAATGATACAACAAGCTGACATTGGAGTTGGAATCAGTGGGAGAGAGGGGATGTAG